A genomic window from Hyalangium gracile includes:
- a CDS encoding alpha-L-rhamnosidase-related protein produces MPVSPGSPRSCLWLLLGALLTHSVQAAPAPTAASSPAPEQWTAQWIAVAGQPARAYGVYLLRRTFELPARPRAFRVHVSGDNRYQLFVNGVRVVRGPARGDVENWRYETVDIGPQLRAGRNVLAAVVWNYAEHSPFAQVSHRTGFVLQGVGAQESALVDSGPAWKAIRDEGFEVLPMDFQRMKTFYVAGPGDRLRADRHPWGWELPGFDDAAWPPAQVVAPAAAKGTNVTDLDWLLVPRTIPLMEERPERLKAMRRATGVQVPPGFPAQPAAVRVPARTRAELLLDQGSLTTAYLELVVSGGRGAKVELAYAENLWGADGKEKGHRDEVEGKSFRGNADELWPDGGTRRLFSPLWWRTWRYVRLTVETADEPLTLEDLRGVYTGYPFERRARFDARSSELEKILDVGWRTARLCAHETYMDCPYYEQIQYVGDTRVQALVSLYMSGDDRLMRNAIVQFNQSRTGDEPPMSRYPVSSPQYIPAFSLLWVGLVHDHWWYRGDPAFAREQLPGVRAVLSYFQRHSRPDGGLARLPYWGFVDWVDGWPGGVPPSWSVPPPWSKPRETFFPESDALGASSLFDLHLLLAYTWAAELERSVGDAALAEQHAKAAAALRATLRHLYWDEGRKLFADTAHRRSFSVHANALAVLADVVTGDEARTLLERALADTSLTRPTIYFRFYVHDAMRKAGLGDQYLDQLGPWRRMLSQGLTTWAETEDPSRSECHAWGASPNIELYRTVLGIDAAAPGWQRVSLRPALGSLPQASGTIPHPRGELSVAYAVRNGRLEARVQLPPGVPGELTWGGQTRALAPGRSVVTLEARAEAPR; encoded by the coding sequence ATGCCCGTGTCCCCAGGCTCCCCCCGCTCTTGTCTCTGGCTGCTCCTCGGCGCCCTGCTGACCCACTCCGTCCAGGCCGCGCCGGCCCCCACCGCGGCCTCTTCCCCCGCTCCCGAGCAATGGACGGCCCAGTGGATCGCCGTGGCCGGGCAGCCGGCTCGCGCCTATGGGGTGTACCTGTTGCGGCGGACCTTCGAGCTGCCGGCCAGGCCTCGAGCATTCCGCGTGCACGTCAGCGGAGACAACCGCTACCAGCTCTTCGTCAATGGCGTGCGGGTGGTGCGCGGCCCGGCCCGGGGCGACGTCGAGAACTGGCGCTATGAGACGGTCGACATCGGCCCCCAGCTTCGCGCCGGGCGCAATGTCCTGGCCGCGGTGGTGTGGAACTACGCCGAGCATTCACCCTTCGCCCAGGTCAGCCACCGCACCGGGTTCGTCCTGCAGGGAGTCGGCGCGCAGGAGAGCGCCCTGGTCGACAGCGGCCCCGCGTGGAAGGCCATCCGGGACGAGGGCTTCGAGGTGCTCCCCATGGACTTCCAGCGGATGAAGACCTTCTACGTGGCCGGGCCTGGGGACCGGCTGCGGGCGGACCGGCATCCGTGGGGCTGGGAGCTGCCCGGCTTCGATGATGCGGCGTGGCCTCCCGCGCAGGTCGTGGCACCGGCGGCGGCGAAGGGGACGAACGTCACCGACCTCGATTGGCTGCTGGTGCCTCGCACCATCCCGCTCATGGAGGAGCGCCCCGAGCGGTTGAAGGCCATGCGCCGCGCCACCGGCGTCCAGGTGCCCCCGGGGTTCCCCGCCCAGCCCGCCGCGGTGCGAGTGCCCGCGCGGACTCGCGCCGAGCTGTTGCTGGACCAGGGCTCGCTGACCACCGCCTATCTGGAGCTCGTCGTCTCGGGCGGGCGAGGCGCGAAGGTGGAGCTGGCCTACGCCGAGAACCTCTGGGGCGCTGACGGCAAGGAGAAGGGCCACCGCGACGAGGTGGAGGGAAAGAGCTTCCGAGGCAACGCGGACGAGCTGTGGCCGGATGGCGGCACCCGGCGCCTGTTCTCGCCGCTGTGGTGGCGCACCTGGCGCTACGTGCGGCTCACCGTCGAGACAGCCGACGAGCCGCTCACCCTCGAGGACCTGCGCGGCGTATACACCGGCTATCCCTTCGAGCGGCGGGCGCGCTTCGACGCCCGGTCCTCCGAGCTGGAGAAGATCCTCGACGTGGGCTGGCGGACCGCGCGCCTGTGCGCCCATGAGACATATATGGACTGCCCCTACTACGAGCAGATCCAGTACGTGGGCGACACGCGGGTGCAGGCGCTGGTCTCCCTCTATATGTCCGGGGACGACCGGCTGATGCGCAACGCCATCGTCCAGTTCAACCAGTCCCGCACGGGAGACGAGCCGCCCATGAGCCGCTATCCCGTCTCCTCGCCCCAGTACATCCCCGCCTTCTCGCTGCTCTGGGTGGGCCTGGTGCATGACCACTGGTGGTACCGAGGCGATCCGGCGTTCGCGCGGGAGCAGCTCCCCGGCGTCCGCGCGGTGCTGTCGTACTTCCAGCGGCACTCGCGGCCGGACGGCGGGCTGGCGCGGCTGCCCTATTGGGGCTTCGTCGACTGGGTGGACGGGTGGCCCGGAGGTGTGCCCCCGAGCTGGAGCGTACCGCCCCCCTGGAGCAAGCCTCGCGAGACGTTCTTCCCGGAGAGCGATGCCCTGGGCGCTTCGTCCCTGTTCGATCTGCACCTGCTGCTCGCGTACACCTGGGCCGCGGAGCTGGAGCGCTCCGTGGGAGACGCGGCGCTCGCGGAGCAGCACGCGAAGGCCGCCGCCGCGCTGAGAGCCACCCTCCGCCACCTCTACTGGGATGAGGGTCGGAAGCTCTTCGCCGACACCGCCCACCGAAGGAGCTTCTCGGTGCACGCGAACGCGCTCGCCGTCCTGGCCGACGTCGTCACTGGCGATGAGGCGCGGACCCTGCTGGAGCGGGCGCTCGCCGACACGTCCCTCACCCGCCCGACCATCTACTTCCGCTTCTATGTCCACGACGCCATGCGCAAGGCAGGGCTGGGAGACCAGTACCTGGATCAGCTGGGGCCCTGGCGCCGCATGCTGTCCCAGGGGCTGACGACGTGGGCCGAGACGGAGGACCCGTCCCGCTCCGAGTGTCACGCCTGGGGCGCGAGCCCCAACATCGAGCTCTACCGCACCGTGCTGGGCATCGACGCGGCGGCGCCCGGCTGGCAGCGGGTGAGCCTGCGACCGGCGCTGGGCTCGCTCCCGCAGGCGAGTGGCACCATCCCTCATCCTCGCGGCGAGCTGTCCGTGGCGTATGCCGTGAGGAACGGGCGGCTCGAGGCTCGCGTCCAGCTTCCCCCAGGCGTCCCGGGAGAGCTCACCTGGGGAGGACAGACCCGGGCGCTGGCGCCCGGACGCAGTGTCGTGACCCTCGAGGCTCGCGCGGAGGCTCCTCGCTGA